The nucleotide window CGGGCGCGCCGCCGCGATCTTCTGCGCCTTTTCGCGCGAAAGCCGCTCGGCGTGCTGCGGCGGCGTTTCACCCGACAGGTAGCTCTCGTCGATGTCGGCCGGGAGCGTTTCGAACGGCAGGGCCAGCCGCCCCAGCAGCTCGGCGCGGCGGGGCGACTGCGACGCGAGCACCAGCGGCGGCGGCGTGGGCGAATCGATCGGTTCGATGTACATCAGGGCTCTCGTTCAGGTCAGGACGCGGACGAGCACGCACTGCGAATCGCCATCGTCCAGCAGCATCTTGCCATCCGGCGTCAGGGTGATGGGCGAGCGCACCCCCGGCTGCCCCTCCAGCCACAGCCGCCCCCCGTCTTCCACGATCTGCGCGTGAAGCTCCAGCGTGGCGCCCGGATCCAGGACCATGTACAGCACCTCGCCATCGACGTCGATGATCATCGTCACGTCCCCGAACTCCGTGCGGAGAATCGGGTCGGCCGGATCGACCACCCACACGCCCACCACGTTCTGCAGCGTAACGGGGCCGAAACAGACCATCCTCAGCGCTCCAGAATCAGGGTGACCGGACCATCGTTCACCAGCTCCACCTGCATCATCGCCCCGAACTCGCCGGTCTGCACCGGGAGCCCCGTGGCCCGCAGCATCTGCAGAAACCGCTCGTACAGCGGGATGGCGATTTCCGGCCGCGCGGCCTCGACGAAGCTGGGCCGGCGCCCCTTGCGCGTGTCGCCGTACAGCGTGAACTGCGATACCACCAGCAGCCCGCCGCCCGCCTCCTGCACCGAGCGGTTCATCTTGCCCTCGTCATCCGCGAAGATGCGCAGGCCGGCCACCTTTTCCGCCATCCACGTCAGCGCATCATCGCCGTCGCCCTCGGTGAAGCCCACGAGCAGCAGCAGCCCGGGGCCGATCTCGCCCGTCACGCGCTCGCCGACGGTGACGCGCGCGCGGGCTACACGCTGCAGGACGATGCGCATGTCAGTGGCGGATGGCGAGCACTTCCAGCATGGGCGGCGTCGCGAAGAACCCGCCGGGATGCGCCTCGGCGGCCTGCCATGCGGCATCGAACGCCAGCCGCTCGTCCTGCGTCATCGCCCCGGAGGCGACCAGCGCCGGCAGGTAATTGTCGAAGAACGTGCGCGGCCAGCGCCATAGGACATCGCCCGGGCGCGCGACGCGCTGCACGGGGGTGATGGAAAGCACCTCCAGCCCGGCATCGGCCATCATGGCTGGCAGCCGCGCGGCCACGCCCGGATCGCCTCCACGTTCCCGCCACTGCGCAACGATGATGTCGATGCCGCGGCGGAATGCCGGATGATCGGGCGCGAGCTGCAGCCCCTCGTAGTGCGAGTAGTCGTGGATCACCATCCGCCCGCCCGGCTTCAGCGCACGAGCTGCGCCATGAATGGCCGATTCAGGGCGCTTGAGATAGGTGAGCACCCAGCGCGAGTAGACGCCGTCGTACTTCCCCGCCGCGAGTTCCAGCGACTCCGCGTCCTGCACGTGGGCCATCACGTTCCCCAGCCCGCGCGCGGCGGCCTGCGCCCGGGTGTGCGCCACGAAGCGCGGCGATACGTCCACCCCGGTCACGCTCCCGGCCTGGCCCACGAGCAGGGCCAGGTCGCACGTGGTGTAGCCGGGGCCGCAGCCCAGGTCCAGCACGTGGCTCCCGGCGACGAACCCGGCTCGTTCCCACGCCGCCGCCGCTTCGCGAATCCACACCTGGTGCTGAAAACCCAGCCGGTGCAGCTCGTCGTCGTGGGTGCCGAACAGGTACTCGTTTTCTTCAGGCATCTGGGTCGGGGGTTCGTGAGCGCCAACATAAGCGGCGTGGGGCCGGTCTGCGAGGGGAACATTTGAAGCCCGCCGATTACCCCCGGGTTGCGGAAATCTCACGCACGCGACACGCCACGATTTGGCAAAAAATCTCAGCCGAGGTCCATGCCGAGCTGCGCATCCGGGTGCGGCGCGGCGTCGAGCGAGCCGGGGGCGGTGG belongs to Longimicrobium sp. and includes:
- the dtd gene encoding D-aminoacyl-tRNA deacylase; its protein translation is MRIVLQRVARARVTVGERVTGEIGPGLLLLVGFTEGDGDDALTWMAEKVAGLRIFADDEGKMNRSVQEAGGGLLVVSQFTLYGDTRKGRRPSFVEAARPEIAIPLYERFLQMLRATGLPVQTGEFGAMMQVELVNDGPVTLILER
- a CDS encoding methyltransferase domain-containing protein, with amino-acid sequence MPEENEYLFGTHDDELHRLGFQHQVWIREAAAAWERAGFVAGSHVLDLGCGPGYTTCDLALLVGQAGSVTGVDVSPRFVAHTRAQAAARGLGNVMAHVQDAESLELAAGKYDGVYSRWVLTYLKRPESAIHGAARALKPGGRMVIHDYSHYEGLQLAPDHPAFRRGIDIIVAQWRERGGDPGVAARLPAMMADAGLEVLSITPVQRVARPGDVLWRWPRTFFDNYLPALVASGAMTQDERLAFDAAWQAAEAHPGGFFATPPMLEVLAIRH